A window from Peromyscus eremicus chromosome 1, PerEre_H2_v1, whole genome shotgun sequence encodes these proteins:
- the LOC131915989 gene encoding olfactory receptor 5B3-like, producing the protein MENRTEVSYFLLLGLTNDPDLQLPLFITFLLIYTITLVGNLGMILLIFLDSRLHTPMYFFLGNLSLVDFCYSSAVTPTVMTGLLIGNKVMSYNDCATQMFCFTAFASVENYLLASMAYDRYVAVCKPLHYATTMTTSVCAWLVIGCYVLGFLNASIYTGDAFSLSFCESNVVHHFFCDIPALMVLSCSDRHINELLLVYVVSFNIFFSIIVIWISYIFIFITILRMRTAAGHRKAISTCASHFTAVSIFYGTVIFMYLQPSSSHSMDTDKIASVFYTMVIPMLNPVVYSLRNKEVKGALLKIKSTFTFWRESNL; encoded by the coding sequence CTCTCTTCATCACCTTCCTCCTCATCTACACCATCACCCTGGTGGGGAACCTGGGGATGATCCTGTTGATTTTCCTGGACTCTCGGCTTCACACTCCCATGTACTTTTTTCTAGGTAACCTATCTCTGGTGGATTTTTGTTATTCTTCTGCTGTTACTCCAACAGTGATGACTGGACTTCTTATAGGAAACAAGGTCATGTCCTACAATGACTGTGCTACACAGATGTTCTGTTTCACTGCCTTTGCCAGTGTGGAAAACTACCTGTTAGCCTCAATGGCATATGATCGCTATGTAGCAGTGTGTAAGCCTCTACACTATGCCACCACCATGActacaagtgtgtgtgcatggctgGTCATAGGCTGCTATGTCCTAGGTTTCCTAAATGCTTCCATCTATACTGGAGATGCAttcagtctctctttctgtgaGTCCAATGTGGTCCATCATTTTTTTTGTGATATTCCTGCACTCATGGTTCTTTCTTGCTCTGATAGGCATATTAATGAGCTGCTTCTTGTTTATGTAGTGAGctttaatatctttttttctaTAATAGTCATATGGATATCttacatattcatttttattaccaTCCTACGAATGCGCACGGCTGCAGGACATCGCAAGGCTATATCCACCTGTGCCTCCCACTTCACTGCAGTCTCTATTTTCTATGGGACTGTCATCTTCATGTATTTACAGCCCAGCTCCAGTCACTCCATGGACACAGACAAAATTGCATCTGTCTTCTACACCATGGTTATTCCCATGCTGAACCCTGTGGTCTACAGTCTGAGGAACAAGGAGGTCAAGGGTGCATTACTAAAGATAAAGAGTACATTCACTTTCTGGAGAGAAAGCAATCTttag